Within the Pararhizobium capsulatum DSM 1112 genome, the region CGAAACGGCTACAGGTCTCTTGAAGATTACCACAACCTTTGCGTTTGGGAGTCGGTGGCTCGTCCCGCTAATGGAGGAGTTCCAACAACAGCATCCAAATCTCGTGCTGCAACTGGATACCAACGATGGTATCGCGAATATCGTCGAGAGCGGCTACGATCTCGCCATAAGGTTTGGCGAGCTCTCGGATTCGAGTCTGATTGCGCGAAGATTAGCGTCCAACCGCCGTGTTATCTGCGGCGCTCCAAGTTATCTAGCGAAGCGAGGACGGCCTGTCACAATCGAGGACCTCGTTGCGCACGACGCAATCGTCTTCGGCGAACCGATGAACACGCAGTGGTCCTTCGTTGACGACCGTGTCGTCAATGTTAATTGGAAGATCGCTCTCAATAACGGTGAGTTGGCACACCAGTCCGCCTTGCGCGGTCACGGCCTTGTTCTGAAGTCGATCTGGGATGTAGAGGATGATGTTCGGTCTGGAAGATTGGAGATTGTCCTTCCGGAGGTCTCTGCGCTCGCTGCGCCGTTACATGCTGTCTATCCCCACAACCGCCTGTCTGCCGCTAAGCTAAGGTTATGTATCGATTTCCTCGCGGACCGACTGAAATTGGCGCAAGCGCAATTTGACTACGAGTTGCGGGGGCGGAGCCGGTCGTAGGTTGGCATTTGCGGGCCAGCTGCTGCGGCAATTTCCAAAAACGTGCTTGCACAGCAACCGCCCAAGCCTGACCACCCGTGGACGGCTGCGTGGCGCCCAAGACGCCAGTACGGGATGGCGGGCTGCAAGGGCGCGTTGGCAAAGGTCGAATGTCCACCAACACTGCATTGTTGAAGGCGATGCAGGTCATATTGCCAACGGCAAGGTGGCTCTCAACTTTGATCTACCTGTGGGCGCATGAGGCATGGAAAAATCCGAAACCGAGAATGCCATCCGCTCCCTGAGTGCGATATGGTTTCGAACTCTGACCGATAAAGAAATGGATCATCCGACCTTCAGATCGTTTAAAGCCTGGCTTCGACAGAACGGGCATGGCCATACCCTCGACTTCCACTCCGCAGGGGGCGCAGATCATGATGCCGAAGTGTGGTTCAACGAGGCGTTGCGCCGGCGTTGGCGGTGGTAAATGCAGACGCAATCTACGCCCGTGGTGAGGCGATATGCTGGCTTCTGTCGCCCAGCGGTCGCTGCGTTCGGGATTCTAGAAGCTCGGCGACCGCCAGCGGGAAGACGTCGGAGCTGATCGAGAGCACCCGTGGTCCAACCCGTTGGCGCAGATCCTTTGCCTCTGGGAGATAGACCTGGATTTCATACGGTGTGATCCGGCGTGGTTATCCGTGCGATTTCCGCAAGAAGTTCATCTTCCGAAGTGAACGGTACAGGCTGGGTCTGACCCTTGCCCGATGCTACCGAAATTCGCTTCTGCTTGAGCCGCTCTTTGCAGATGATCCGATACCGCCGACGCACTTCTACCATGTCGACGTCTCCTTCAATCCAGAGTTCGACCAATGCCATGAAGTCCGCATCGCGGTCGATCGCATGACCTGCAGCTGCTTCCGTTGTTATCAGGTGCTGCATTAACGCGCGGCGACGATCCGTGCTCATTATGTTCTCCGCTTGATCCATGAAAAGTCCCGGCGAAACGCCCCGTGCTTTTCACTGCATGGTGAAAATATCAGGCGACCCTCTTTTTGACAGTCCTCACGATCGGCCGAACGTTCGCCAATCGCGTCGGGGGTCGTTGCGGCCTTGCGCAGGGCGGTCATCTGCATCGACAAAACCGTCAGGCCACGTGGCCAGACTTGACGAACGTCCCGGTCCGTATCCGACAACAATCGGGGGTGGGTTCGATCGTTGCCATGATCGGCCGACAGGAAAAACCCCGCCGTGTGAGGCAAAGTGCCATCCCACACTTGGCTGCAATGTGGGTGAGGGGAGGCGGCTTCCCGGAGAGGGAAACCAGAATGAAACCTTAGGTACCGCGGTGTGGGATGGGAAGGCTGGTTTCCCCGATTCCGGTACGCTGGCAAAAAGAAACCCGCCAAACTGGCGGGCGAGAAACAGAGGTGCGCGTACGTGATACTTATCGCGCTTGGCAACAGTGTGCTTCATGAACTGTAAAGAGCTGGTAAAGGGAGGCGACGTTCTGCGGACGCCCCCCAGCCCGATGTGGCTGCTGGATGTGAGCGCTGGCGCCTCGGGTTTCGGGCGTCTGCTCGCTGAATTTGCCGCTCTCCCTCGATGGTGAGAGAACGAGCGATTTCGTTCGACGCAATCCAAAGCCATTCCAGACCCGAAAGTGCTTGTTAGTAGCGAACAGGCCGGCCCCGAGTGCAAGGGGCCGGTCTGCCCGCGGTTTGAGCTCGAGAAGGACCTATTGCCCCCGATCTCGTTAGACGACCCAGTCGTTGATCTGGATGCTATCGACCGAGAAGCCGTTGTAGGAGAAGCCGCTCGTGTCGACCAGCGACAGCGTGTGGGTGCTGTCGGTGTTGTCAGCGTAGCCAGCGATGTTCACTTCGTAGTGATACATTTCGCCGGCGTTCGTCAGATCAGAAGCGTCGATCTGTGCCACCAACAACAGGCGCTCGAAGGGGTCCGGCTATCGGGCCGCAACTATCGGCAAGGTGCCTCGAACCGGCGACCATAGCGATCGCGGTAAATGCAATAGCCTCGGTGTTCCTGGGAGTGGCCAACAAGTGCGCCGACAACACCACCAGCCACGGCGCCAATAGCCGCGCCTTCCCAGCTATTGCTGACAGCGCCGCCAATGATTGCGCCGGAGCCTGCACCGATTGCGGT harbors:
- a CDS encoding LysR family transcriptional regulator; translated protein: MSDNLLEMRIFVRVMMSGSLSRAARDTGLSLTVISRKLSRLEDRLGVRLINRTTRSLSATEEGQRFYERCSRILDEIDEAEAEVSSGSETATGLLKITTTFAFGSRWLVPLMEEFQQQHPNLVLQLDTNDGIANIVESGYDLAIRFGELSDSSLIARRLASNRRVICGAPSYLAKRGRPVTIEDLVAHDAIVFGEPMNTQWSFVDDRVVNVNWKIALNNGELAHQSALRGHGLVLKSIWDVEDDVRSGRLEIVLPEVSALAAPLHAVYPHNRLSAAKLRLCIDFLADRLKLAQAQFDYELRGRSRS
- a CDS encoding YMGG-like glycine zipper-containing protein, whose protein sequence is MKKLIIAVGMIGILSSCTQTERGTAIGAGSGAIIGGAVSNSWEGAAIGAVAGGVVGALVGHSQEHRGYCIYRDRYGRRFEAPCR